Proteins encoded in a region of the Altererythrobacter ishigakiensis genome:
- a CDS encoding PhoH family protein produces the protein MARKPANQSPRETGSKVSPFPAAARPRRARIEMSFEDQSLLVPLFGEFDANLVQVENRLGVFISARGDQLQIEGPQDSVARARDTLQAMYDRLALGQDLDAGAIESLIAMSNEPTLEGIISGDKDDGPPVMIRTRRKTIVPRSAGQIPYMRQLAKDDIIFALGPAGTGKTYLAVAQAVSQLISGSVQRLILSRPAVEAGEKLGFLPGDMKDKVDPYLRPLYDALFDCMPPEQVERRIASGEIEIAPIAFMRGRTLADAFVILDEAQNTTREQMKMFLTRFGQNSRMVICGDPKQVDIPGGDRMSGLADAVTKLENVEGIAVSRFTSADVVRHPIVGRIVEAYEGTGE, from the coding sequence ATGGCACGTAAACCCGCCAATCAATCGCCCCGCGAGACCGGATCGAAGGTTTCGCCTTTTCCAGCAGCAGCCAGACCGCGCCGCGCGCGGATAGAAATGAGCTTTGAGGATCAGTCATTGCTGGTCCCTCTGTTCGGCGAATTCGATGCCAATCTGGTGCAGGTCGAAAACCGGCTGGGTGTGTTTATTTCGGCTCGCGGAGATCAGCTGCAGATCGAAGGGCCGCAAGACAGCGTGGCCCGCGCCCGCGATACATTGCAGGCGATGTATGACCGGCTGGCGTTAGGTCAGGATTTGGACGCCGGGGCAATTGAGTCGCTGATCGCCATGTCGAACGAGCCGACTCTGGAAGGTATAATCTCTGGCGATAAGGATGATGGCCCGCCGGTCATGATCCGTACACGCCGCAAGACGATTGTGCCGCGCAGTGCGGGACAGATTCCTTACATGCGCCAGCTGGCGAAAGATGACATCATCTTCGCGCTTGGCCCTGCTGGCACGGGCAAAACCTATCTCGCGGTCGCACAGGCGGTCAGCCAGTTGATCAGCGGCAGCGTGCAGCGCCTGATCCTCTCGCGTCCCGCTGTGGAAGCTGGCGAGAAGCTCGGCTTCCTGCCCGGCGACATGAAGGACAAGGTCGATCCTTATCTGCGCCCGCTTTACGACGCGCTGTTCGATTGCATGCCGCCTGAGCAGGTTGAGCGGCGCATTGCGTCAGGCGAAATTGAAATTGCGCCAATCGCGTTTATGCGCGGGCGCACGCTCGCCGATGCCTTTGTGATCCTGGATGAAGCGCAAAACACCACGCGTGAGCAGATGAAGATGTTCCTGACCCGTTTTGGTCAGAACAGCCGCATGGTGATTTGCGGCGATCCCAAACAGGTCGATATCCCGGGCGGGGACCGGATGAGCGGGCTGGCCGATGCCGTGACCAAGCTGGAAAATGTCGAAGGGATCGCGGTCTCACGCTTTACCTCGGCAGACGTGGTGCGCCACCCGATCGTAGGCCGCATCGTCGAGGCCTATGAAGGGACGGGTGAGTGA